One stretch of Zingiber officinale cultivar Zhangliang chromosome 6B, Zo_v1.1, whole genome shotgun sequence DNA includes these proteins:
- the LOC121991659 gene encoding aspartic proteinase nepenthesin-1-like encodes MGELWVLFFILQISALILMVRCSSPSGLRVELTHVDSDGNFSKFELLRRAAMRSSHRVARLTAGHSAAEVKAAAPGGSSQVEAPVHPGNGEFLMDLAIGTPSLAYSAILDTGSDLIWTQCKPCLECFSQPTAVFDPSNSSTYKKLPCSGDLCQALPTSRCATSACEYLYTYGDSSSTQGVLASETFGFGGGANATAVPGVAFGCGDTNQGSGFTQAGGIVGLGRGPLSLISQLGLGKFSYCLTSFNQSKKSPLLFGSLADLSAGEAATAVQTIPLLKNPQQPSFYYLPLKGITVGGARLQIPSSAFALQDDGTGGVIIDSGTSITYLVAAGYRQVKRAFLNQVQLPVADGSDVGLDVCFSLPAESSSVEVPKLTFNFDGADLDLPAENYIIADSSTGLLCLTIMGSRGLSIIGNFQQQNLHVLYDLKEEALSFVSAQCDTL; translated from the coding sequence ATGGGAGAGCTTTGGGTTTTGTTCTTCATACTCCAAATATCGGCGTTAATTCTCATGGTTCGTTGTTCATCGCCGAGTGGCCTCAGAGTAGAGCTCACTCACGTCGACTCCGATGGAAATTTCTCCAAATTTGAGCTGCTCCGGCGAGCGGCGATGCGCAGCAGTCATAGGGTCGCGAGGCTGACCGCCGGCCACAGCGCCGCGGAGGTGAAAGCCGCCGCACCTGGCGGCAGTAGTCAAGTCGAAGCTCCGGTTCACCCCGGCAACGGCGAGTTCCTCATGGATCTCGCCATCGGCACGCCCAGCCTCGCCTACTCCGCCATCCTCGACACCGGCAGCGACCTTATCTGGACGCAGTGCAAGCCCTGCCTCGAGTGCTTCTCCCAGCCCACAGCCGTCTTCGACCCCTCGAACTCTTCCACCTACAAGAAGCTCCCCTGCTCGGGCGACCTCTGCCAGGCCCTGCCCACCTCCCGGTGCGCGACCTCCGCCTGCGAGTACCTGTACACCTACGGCGACTCCTCGTCGACGCAAGGCGTGCTCGCGAGCGAGACCTTTGGGTTCGGGGGCGGCGCGAACGCGACGGCAGTGCCCGGCGTCGCGTTCGGCTGCGGCGACACCAATCAGGGGAGCGGCTTCACGCAGGCCGGAGGGATCGTGGGGCTCGGCCGCGGGCCGCTCTCGTTGATATCTCAGCtgggattgggcaagttctcctacTGCCTCACCTCCTTCAACCAATCCAAGAAGAGTCCCCTGCTCTTCGGCTCCCTGGCCGACCTCAGCGCCGGAGAAGCGGCGACGGCCGTGCAAACGATTCCGTTGCTGAAGAACCCGCAGCAGCCATCCTTCTACTACCTCCCCCTCAAAGGCATCACCGTCGGCGGGGCCCGCCTCCAAATCCCAAGCTCCGCCTTCGCCCTCCAAGACGACGGCACCGGCGGCGTGATCATCGACTCAGGCACGTCGATCACGTACTTGGTGGCGGCGGGGTACCGGCAAGTGAAGCGGGCGTTCCTGAACCAGGTGCAGCTACCGGTGGCCGACGGATCCGACGTGGGACTCGACGTTTGTTTCTCGCTGCCGGCAGAATCATCGTCGGTGGAGGTGCCGAAGCTGACGTTCAATTTCGACGGCGCCGATCTGGATTTGCCGGCGGAGAACTACATAATAGCGGATTCGAGCACGGGGTTGCTGTGCTTGACCATCATGGGATCGAGGGGCTTGTCGATCATTGGCAACTTCCAGCAGCAGAACCTGCATGTTCTCTACGATCTGAAGGAGGAGGCGCTTTCTTTCGTCTCGGCGCAGTGCGATACGCTCTGA